A genomic segment from Candidatus Poribacteria bacterium encodes:
- a CDS encoding phytanoyl-CoA dioxygenase family protein: MKLMPQEVEQFKRVGYLNIEKRLIDDEHLTVLREHYDALFAERRDTIGEGLRNLAVVGDSESDEDADRDEEMLQIMEMWRLDEEFRKLLYHEPLLDIAESLIGPDIQLFHDQALYKPAHHGGEVYWHQDNAYWQCNPPNLVSIWIALDDADEENGCMNVIPGSYVEGLAAHGRAASEKGKLPALLQVNADADRAVPVPVKAGCGMVHHCMTLHQTDPNRSPRDRRAMVLHYMPSGTRNRDGEVMKDHPLLRGNQLV, encoded by the coding sequence ATGAAACTGATGCCCCAAGAGGTCGAACAATTCAAACGTGTAGGCTATCTCAACATAGAAAAACGACTCATTGATGATGAACACCTTACCGTGCTACGTGAACACTACGACGCGCTGTTTGCAGAGAGACGCGACACCATCGGGGAGGGATTGCGTAACCTCGCAGTCGTCGGGGACTCGGAGAGCGATGAAGACGCCGATCGCGACGAAGAAATGTTGCAGATTATGGAGATGTGGCGTTTGGATGAGGAATTTCGGAAGTTACTCTACCATGAACCGCTGTTAGACATCGCAGAGAGTTTAATCGGACCCGATATCCAGTTATTTCACGATCAGGCTCTCTACAAACCCGCCCATCACGGCGGTGAAGTGTATTGGCATCAAGACAATGCCTATTGGCAGTGCAATCCACCCAATCTCGTGAGCATCTGGATAGCCCTCGATGATGCCGACGAGGAGAACGGTTGTATGAACGTTATCCCCGGCAGTTATGTAGAAGGACTGGCGGCGCATGGACGCGCTGCGTCGGAGAAAGGTAAGTTACCAGCGTTGTTGCAGGTGAATGCCGATGCAGATCGTGCCGTGCCAGTGCCAGTTAAAGCCGGATGCGGGATGGTTCACCACTGCATGACCCTCCACCAAACCGATCCGAACCGTTCACCCCGAGACCGTCGGGCGATGGTCCTCCATTACATGCCATCGGGGACGCGAAATCGCGACGGCGAGGTGATGAAAGACCACCCACTCTTACGCGGAAACCAGTTGGTGTAG
- a CDS encoding site-specific DNA-methyltransferase — translation MPKNRPLITDENYRFYHASCLDMSECQDNSIALTITSPPYWNAIDYDTHTQDDEAWYRERNYDGLGKTYEDWIATLKKVFLEVYRVTMDGGFCAVVIGTILHKGKHYPAPFDLTSQLNGTDWHFHQDIIWNKVTGGVRRAGSFIQHQKPGYYYPNIMTEYILIFRKGDKPRYGSQPTLPIDDVFKRDIANSIWHIAPVPPKTIDHPCPFPDELVRRLVLLYSEKGDEILDPFLGSGQTARGALRFKRKCVGYEIESKYIELTCQRLYEEPRRKYHLLPKMEKQKVLPEDQMTMFDS, via the coding sequence ATGCCTAAAAATCGTCCCCTGATCACAGACGAAAATTATCGTTTTTATCACGCCTCTTGTCTTGATATGTCGGAATGCCAAGATAATTCTATCGCTCTGACAATCACCTCACCTCCTTATTGGAACGCGATTGACTACGATACCCACACCCAGGATGATGAAGCGTGGTATCGGGAGCGGAACTATGACGGGCTTGGCAAAACATACGAGGACTGGATCGCAACGCTTAAAAAGGTGTTTCTTGAAGTCTATCGAGTCACAATGGATGGCGGGTTCTGTGCTGTTGTTATCGGGACAATCCTCCACAAAGGCAAGCACTATCCGGCACCTTTCGACTTAACAAGTCAATTGAACGGCACGGACTGGCACTTCCACCAAGATATAATATGGAATAAGGTCACGGGGGGTGTGAGGCGTGCTGGCTCATTTATTCAGCACCAGAAACCCGGGTACTACTATCCGAATATAATGACCGAATACATACTCATATTCCGTAAAGGTGATAAGCCCAGATACGGTTCACAGCCTACGCTCCCAATAGATGATGTATTCAAACGTGATATAGCCAACTCGATTTGGCATATCGCACCCGTGCCACCTAAAACGATTGACCATCCGTGTCCATTCCCAGATGAACTCGTCCGACGTTTAGTGCTACTCTATTCTGAAAAAGGAGATGAAATACTTGACCCCTTTTTGGGAAGTGGACAAACCGCTCGCGGAGCTTTGAGGTTCAAACGCAAATGTGTCGGATACGAGATAGAATCCAAATATATTGAATTAACGTGTCAACGTCTGTATGAAGAACCGAGACGGAAATATCACCTCCTACCAAAGATGGAAAAACAGAAAGTGTTACCTGAAGATCAAATGACGATGTTCGATTCGTAG
- a CDS encoding class I SAM-dependent methyltransferase: MSNTELKTTFNTAPMLYEDVRPGYPEELIQDVLDLSGLNDHSSILEVGCGTGKATRPFAERGYELVCLDIGADLIAVAKEKLKVFPNVSFVEHAFEEWESDGKFDLIISATAFHWVDPKVRYLKASAVLKSKGFLAVFSNQHVRKDEGFFAESQTLYDKYYAPLTTHRPTHATHFPGVEAFQAPIKHTYPWTQTYSSEQYIKLLSTYSDHIALPDKNKHFLFEGIVNLIETKYNGQITKHYEAVLDLRETK, encoded by the coding sequence ATGTCAAATACTGAACTCAAGACCACGTTTAATACTGCTCCAATGCTCTATGAAGATGTCCGACCGGGATATCCGGAAGAACTGATCCAGGATGTCTTGGACCTCTCTGGACTCAACGACCATAGCAGCATCCTTGAGGTTGGCTGCGGGACTGGGAAAGCGACACGTCCCTTTGCAGAACGCGGATACGAATTGGTCTGTCTCGATATTGGTGCCGATTTAATCGCCGTTGCGAAAGAAAAGTTGAAGGTGTTTCCAAACGTTTCATTTGTAGAACACGCATTTGAGGAATGGGAATCAGATGGAAAGTTTGACCTGATTATCTCTGCCACCGCCTTCCATTGGGTAGATCCAAAAGTGAGATATCTGAAGGCATCCGCAGTGCTTAAATCAAAGGGTTTCCTTGCCGTTTTCTCGAACCAGCACGTCAGAAAGGACGAAGGATTCTTTGCGGAAAGTCAGACTCTCTACGATAAATACTACGCGCCGCTGACCACGCATCGCCCAACACACGCCACACACTTTCCCGGTGTGGAAGCCTTTCAAGCTCCAATTAAACACACCTACCCATGGACGCAAACGTATTCATCTGAGCAATACATTAAACTGCTCAGCACCTATTCCGATCACATAGCACTGCCAGACAAGAATAAACATTTTCTGTTTGAAGGGATTGTTAATCTTATTGAAACGAAGTATAACGGACAGATCACCAAGCATTACGAAGCCGTTCTTGACCTGCGGGAAACAAAATGA
- a CDS encoding antibiotic biosynthesis monooxygenase — MFVIIAPIQIKEGHRDAFIEAMIDDAKGSVADEPGCLRFDVIQDGADPNRIWLYEVYVDEAAFQEHLKAPHFIKWRDTVKDWFAENDFKGAGSGSSMIYPPDDDWK; from the coding sequence ATGTTTGTTATTATTGCACCGATTCAGATTAAGGAAGGGCACAGAGATGCGTTCATTGAAGCCATGATAGACGACGCGAAAGGCTCCGTTGCTGATGAACCCGGTTGCCTGAGATTTGATGTGATTCAGGACGGTGCCGATCCGAACCGGATCTGGCTCTACGAGGTTTATGTAGACGAAGCAGCGTTCCAAGAGCATCTGAAAGCCCCACACTTCATTAAGTGGCGAGATACCGTCAAAGACTGGTTCGCTGAGAACGATTTTAAAGGCGCAGGGAGCGGCAGTTCCATGATCTACCCGCCAGATGACGACTGGAAGTAG
- a CDS encoding ASCH domain-containing protein produces MIVDVLSIVSPSVQRIVAGKKMVEIRRWLPPKIPFLNLVLVENEIYLTEEGQEDPNGLARAIVDITGIHDWTPEEAESQGVEWIPNYVCWELSNVRRIEPPIPCVARRKIYKIDIDARLPIGR; encoded by the coding sequence TTGATAGTTGATGTACTGTCCATAGTTTCACCGTCCGTGCAGCGTATTGTTGCGGGAAAAAAGATGGTCGAAATCCGGCGTTGGCTGCCGCCGAAGATCCCCTTTCTGAATCTCGTGCTTGTAGAAAATGAGATTTATCTGACCGAAGAGGGACAAGAAGACCCGAACGGACTGGCACGCGCAATTGTCGATATTACAGGCATTCACGATTGGACCCCTGAAGAAGCGGAATCGCAAGGAGTAGAGTGGATCCCTAACTATGTGTGTTGGGAACTCTCAAATGTGAGGCGTATAGAGCCACCTATCCCATGTGTCGCTCGACGGAAAATCTATAAAATCGACATTGACGCGCGCCTACCTATTGGTCGTTAA
- a CDS encoding class I SAM-dependent methyltransferase, whose product MQFTDGLVKSYEKYAHERAAHSPDAFKVRERLEFLQFLKDEGRETLLEIGCGPGADALFFQKQGIRVLAVDNTPTMVKLTAEKGISARVLDCYNLGEINERFDAVYTMNCLLHIPKRDFDQVLDLISGRLNENGIMYIGIWGDQNFEGIWEKDRYEPKRFFSFWKTEVLLEVLQRSFKLEYYRRLEPHEGRIFNSIVVRKHMEV is encoded by the coding sequence ATGCAATTCACTGACGGACTTGTGAAGTCATACGAGAAGTACGCCCATGAAAGAGCCGCTCACTCTCCTGACGCATTTAAGGTCCGAGAGCGGTTGGAATTTCTACAATTCCTGAAGGACGAAGGACGAGAGACGCTCCTTGAAATTGGGTGTGGTCCCGGCGCGGATGCGCTGTTTTTTCAAAAGCAAGGGATCCGCGTTCTGGCGGTCGACAATACACCAACAATGGTGAAACTCACCGCAGAAAAGGGGATCTCTGCGCGAGTCTTGGATTGCTACAATCTTGGCGAGATTAATGAGCGTTTTGATGCGGTATATACGATGAATTGTCTCCTACACATACCGAAGCGGGACTTTGATCAGGTTTTAGATTTAATTTCAGGACGACTCAACGAAAACGGTATAATGTATATTGGCATTTGGGGAGACCAAAACTTTGAGGGTATCTGGGAAAAAGACAGATATGAGCCGAAACGGTTTTTCTCTTTCTGGAAGACAGAGGTACTTCTTGAAGTCCTACAACGATCATTTAAGTTAGAGTACTACCGGAGATTAGAGCCTCATGAAGGCAGGATATTCAATTCTATTGTTGTCCGTAAACACATGGAGGTTTAA
- a CDS encoding LamG domain-containing protein, giving the protein MKAGYSILLLSVNTWRFKVRRIVSYILSVAFILIFPFVTEAIEDDAMVLYYSFDAGKGKEIEDLSGKGNHGTLEGDAKWEKDGKVNSGVFFNEQIQKGVVAAEASDSLAITKNLTMEVWVYPESVGDYRNVRGQAGPHTYYLSIHQGRPSVWMGCPGAGGRTWNSTKNEIPNDKWSHVAAVYEFDKAATTWGLLKKVAR; this is encoded by the coding sequence ATGAAGGCAGGATATTCAATTCTATTGTTGTCCGTAAACACATGGAGGTTTAAAGTGAGACGAATAGTTTCCTATATTCTGAGCGTGGCATTCATTTTGATATTCCCCTTCGTAACCGAAGCGATTGAGGACGACGCAATGGTTCTCTACTACTCGTTCGATGCAGGAAAGGGAAAAGAGATTGAAGACCTGAGCGGCAAGGGAAACCACGGAACGCTCGAAGGCGATGCGAAATGGGAGAAAGATGGAAAGGTCAATTCGGGGGTATTTTTTAACGAACAGATTCAGAAAGGGGTGGTCGCCGCGGAAGCATCTGACAGTCTGGCAATTACCAAAAACTTGACGATGGAGGTATGGGTATACCCAGAGAGCGTCGGCGATTACCGTAATGTGCGCGGGCAGGCGGGACCCCATACGTATTATCTGAGTATCCATCAAGGTAGACCCTCAGTGTGGATGGGATGCCCCGGTGCTGGGGGACGCACATGGAACAGCACAAAAAACGAGATTCCGAACGATAAGTGGTCGCATGTCGCCGCAGTTTACGAGTTTGATAAGGCTGCGACGACTTGGGGGCTGCTCAAAAAAGTTGCGAGATAA
- a CDS encoding GNAT family N-acetyltransferase — protein MSPQFTSLIRLRRLGGCSKKLRDKRPTLNKERNMLDIRLARPDDAQVIHLILQETWEESLLFDVFTDHTSSPEHQVFVAMDSGEVAGFLSAFLVPIRVPRWEIDLILVRPTSQGKGIGTSLIAEALTYGSHLGVHCAAASIRVDNSASQRAFSKAGFVTEAQVRSLFLWDPLACESATNVPETVHFIPVDTLTYRGLWIEGFIEPRLSVKEQHNVVRAARNSIFHEDRSNTGLFIPDSFKHTLAPDLLTSAADFGQYHRWEYTYK, from the coding sequence ATGTCGCCGCAGTTTACGAGTTTGATAAGGCTGCGACGACTTGGGGGCTGCTCAAAAAAGTTGCGAGATAAGCGTCCAACTTTAAACAAAGAAAGGAACATGTTGGACATTAGATTGGCGCGTCCAGATGATGCCCAAGTAATTCATCTAATATTACAGGAAACATGGGAAGAATCGCTGCTCTTTGACGTGTTCACGGATCACACCTCGTCGCCTGAGCATCAAGTCTTCGTTGCAATGGACAGTGGCGAAGTCGCAGGTTTCCTCTCGGCATTTCTGGTCCCTATTCGAGTCCCTCGATGGGAAATAGATCTCATTCTTGTTCGCCCTACAAGTCAGGGAAAGGGTATTGGGACTTCTCTCATTGCGGAAGCGTTAACCTACGGTTCTCATCTGGGAGTGCATTGCGCTGCGGCATCCATCCGCGTGGATAACTCTGCAAGCCAACGTGCTTTTTCCAAGGCGGGCTTTGTAACAGAGGCTCAAGTGCGTAGTCTTTTTCTTTGGGATCCGTTGGCTTGTGAGTCCGCCACTAACGTGCCGGAGACTGTTCATTTCATACCCGTTGATACATTAACCTACCGTGGATTGTGGATTGAAGGATTTATTGAACCTCGGCTCTCGGTGAAGGAACAACACAATGTGGTTCGCGCGGCTCGAAATTCTATTTTTCATGAGGACCGCTCAAATACAGGATTGTTTATACCAGACAGTTTTAAACACACGCTCGCGCCGGATCTATTAACCTCCGCTGCCGATTTTGGTCAATATCACCGGTGGGAGTATACATACAAATAG
- a CDS encoding sugar phosphate isomerase/epimerase gives MGRFRLACHLIQFGGEQRDNPEKVLREVADAGWDGVEGLGIETADELVEMATLARSLGLHIVNAGGAGLDRVKFNIALGNDAAEVPSLRRSEWGGPDPSDTDFENAARTLDDVLAFCDAHNIKGFHHAHLGTLLETVEDAERLLRAAPSLWLLFDTGHMLAAGSDPMQVFESENLRHRIGHVHLKDCHSDDPETWDYRTHRFGEQARFAELGAGNLGLDVKAALKGLESVGYDGWVSVELDRPYPPRPPAEAAVVNREYLRSLGY, from the coding sequence ATGGGAAGATTCAGACTTGCCTGCCACCTCATTCAATTTGGGGGTGAACAGCGAGATAATCCGGAAAAAGTGTTGCGTGAAGTCGCTGACGCTGGGTGGGACGGTGTCGAAGGTTTAGGAATAGAAACAGCCGATGAACTCGTTGAAATGGCGACGCTCGCACGGAGTCTCGGACTTCATATTGTCAACGCCGGCGGAGCAGGACTTGACAGGGTTAAGTTTAATATCGCTCTGGGCAATGATGCCGCTGAAGTCCCTTCGTTGAGACGCTCAGAATGGGGTGGACCCGACCCAAGCGATACCGATTTCGAGAACGCCGCCCGAACGTTAGACGATGTCCTCGCGTTCTGTGACGCACACAATATCAAAGGCTTCCATCACGCACATCTCGGCACCCTGCTTGAGACGGTCGAGGATGCGGAACGCCTTTTGAGAGCAGCACCGAGTCTCTGGTTATTATTTGACACAGGACACATGCTCGCCGCTGGCAGTGATCCGATGCAGGTTTTTGAGAGCGAAAATTTGCGGCATCGAATTGGGCATGTCCATCTCAAAGACTGCCATTCAGACGATCCAGAAACATGGGATTATAGAACACACCGTTTCGGAGAACAAGCACGCTTTGCGGAACTGGGCGCGGGAAACCTGGGACTTGATGTCAAAGCTGCGCTAAAAGGACTCGAATCCGTCGGTTATGACGGATGGGTCTCTGTCGAACTCGACCGTCCTTATCCGCCGCGTCCACCCGCTGAAGCCGCAGTTGTAAACCGAGAGTATCTGCGGAGTTTGGGGTATTGA
- a CDS encoding AAA family ATPase has product MLKRIRIQGYKSLVDLELNLKPLSVLVGPNASGKSNFLDALQLLSRITTSQTLEEAFDPPYRGHPLESFTFRDEGIKSLLEKESVSFTVEVDVQLSAAVIDSVNRRIQEIRETAAKNTQSVDKSTSDRLPPVREEDLRYRIEIEMLPKQGILRVADEHLTALTDEGRPKQNRKPFLERMENRLHLRMEGQAHPLYYERYLDYSILSRSHYPPHYPHLIAMQRELANWLTFYLEPREQMRLPNPIKAVYDIGSMGEDLAAFLNTLQTRNKQQFQSVEKSLRTMIPSITGIDVSVNELGEVELDLREGEKRISARVLSEGTLRILGLLALVSAEAPPTLIGFEEPENGVHPRRIQRIAEFLETRMRLEDVQFIVTTHSSLLPDLVPAESLYVCRKVNRNTEIEPFNMMHVGPLWKKSEIEVALDDEDALSPSERILRGDFDA; this is encoded by the coding sequence ATGCTGAAGCGAATCAGAATTCAAGGGTATAAATCACTCGTGGATCTTGAGTTAAATCTCAAACCTCTTTCCGTGCTCGTTGGTCCTAACGCTTCGGGAAAAAGCAATTTCCTTGATGCCCTGCAACTTCTGTCCCGGATAACGACCTCCCAAACCTTGGAAGAAGCATTTGACCCGCCATATCGAGGACATCCGTTGGAATCGTTTACTTTTAGGGACGAGGGCATCAAGAGTCTTCTGGAAAAAGAAAGTGTGTCCTTTACTGTAGAGGTAGATGTCCAGCTTTCTGCTGCTGTTATTGACAGTGTCAATCGGCGTATTCAGGAAATAAGGGAAACAGCAGCGAAAAATACACAAAGTGTAGATAAATCTACTTCAGACCGACTGCCCCCCGTGCGCGAGGAGGACCTGCGGTATCGGATTGAGATTGAAATGCTCCCAAAGCAAGGAATTCTACGCGTGGCGGATGAACATCTCACAGCATTAACCGACGAGGGACGACCAAAACAGAACAGGAAGCCTTTCTTAGAGCGAATGGAAAATCGATTGCATCTACGGATGGAGGGGCAGGCACATCCCCTCTACTATGAACGCTATCTTGACTACAGCATTCTTTCGAGATCACACTATCCACCGCACTATCCGCATTTGATTGCCATGCAGCGAGAGTTGGCAAACTGGCTTACCTTCTACCTTGAGCCGAGAGAACAAATGCGACTCCCAAACCCAATCAAGGCGGTTTACGATATCGGATCGATGGGGGAGGACCTCGCAGCCTTTCTCAATACCTTGCAAACTCGTAATAAGCAACAATTTCAATCCGTCGAGAAATCGCTTCGGACGATGATTCCATCTATAACGGGAATTGATGTTAGTGTTAACGAATTAGGCGAGGTCGAATTGGATCTTCGTGAAGGTGAAAAGCGCATTTCTGCCCGCGTCCTGTCGGAAGGCACACTCCGAATTTTAGGACTCTTAGCACTTGTTAGTGCTGAGGCACCTCCTACATTGATAGGATTTGAGGAACCAGAGAACGGCGTTCATCCTCGTAGAATTCAGCGTATCGCCGAGTTTTTGGAAACCCGTATGCGTCTTGAAGATGTCCAATTTATTGTGACAACGCATTCATCGCTTCTGCCCGATCTCGTTCCCGCTGAATCTTTATATGTTTGTCGCAAGGTCAACAGGAATACAGAAATTGAGCCTTTCAATATGATGCATGTGGGTCCCCTATGGAAAAAGTCAGAGATTGAGGTAGCATTAGACGATGAAGATGCCTTATCCCCTTCCGAGCGTATCTTGAGAGGGGACTTTGATGCATAA
- a CDS encoding 3-isopropylmalate dehydrogenase yields the protein MAEYKIAVIRGDGIGIEVMEEGLKVLNTIADRYNIKWDFVEFPWGSDYYFKHGHMMPVDALDTLATFDQIYLGAVGHPDIQDHVTLNGLLLPIRRRFDQYVCERPSVLYPGINTPLKGKGAWDIDLVVIRENTEGEYANVGGFQYQGFPEEVGVQVGVFTRHGCERIITYAFEQARARDKKCKVTSVTKSNAQGYGMIVWDKAFERVAAKYPDIETESLLVDAACMDFVRRPEDFDVVVASNLFGDILTDIGAIITGSMGLAPSGNIDPQRRFPSMFEPVHGSAPDIMGMGIANPLAAIISGSMMLRFMGEGKAAETIDAAVLKVVEEGKILPPDLDGQATTSQVGDAVVNALG from the coding sequence ATGGCTGAATACAAGATTGCGGTAATTCGAGGAGACGGCATTGGAATTGAAGTGATGGAAGAAGGACTCAAGGTCCTCAACACCATCGCCGACAGGTATAACATCAAATGGGACTTTGTGGAGTTCCCTTGGGGCTCAGACTACTATTTCAAGCATGGGCACATGATGCCAGTCGATGCACTTGACACCTTGGCGACGTTCGACCAGATTTACCTCGGGGCAGTCGGACATCCTGATATCCAAGATCACGTGACGCTCAATGGGCTTTTGTTGCCGATCCGACGTAGATTCGATCAATACGTCTGTGAGCGACCGAGTGTCCTCTATCCCGGCATTAACACACCCCTCAAGGGTAAAGGTGCCTGGGATATTGATTTAGTGGTGATACGAGAGAACACAGAAGGGGAGTATGCCAACGTCGGTGGGTTCCAGTACCAAGGGTTTCCCGAAGAGGTCGGTGTGCAGGTTGGCGTATTTACGCGTCACGGCTGCGAGCGCATTATTACTTATGCCTTCGAGCAGGCTCGGGCACGAGACAAAAAATGCAAAGTCACTTCGGTCACCAAGTCGAACGCCCAAGGTTACGGCATGATTGTCTGGGACAAAGCCTTTGAGCGAGTGGCTGCAAAGTATCCCGACATAGAGACAGAATCGTTGCTTGTGGACGCGGCATGCATGGATTTCGTGCGGAGACCCGAGGACTTTGATGTCGTCGTCGCCAGTAATTTGTTTGGGGACATTCTCACGGACATCGGCGCGATTATCACCGGAAGCATGGGGTTGGCTCCGAGCGGCAATATCGACCCGCAACGCCGATTCCCGTCGATGTTCGAACCGGTTCACGGGAGTGCCCCCGACATCATGGGAATGGGCATCGCGAATCCGCTGGCGGCAATTATCTCTGGTTCGATGATGTTGCGTTTCATGGGTGAGGGGAAAGCGGCAGAAACAATAGATGCAGCCGTCCTAAAGGTCGTCGAAGAAGGGAAAATCCTCCCACCGGACCTTGACGGTCAAGCCACGACCTCACAGGTCGGCGACGCTGTAGTGAATGCGCTCGGCTAA
- a CDS encoding DUF4037 domain-containing protein — protein sequence MKEQDSSQFNPKNYALPLKGHVYCKVLFNEVFLPVLKKRFPDVLPRLSAGIIGLGSDVLGADDELSRDHDWGPSKCQLLLPEEDIAEYGSSISQALEAAIPDAFLGIDTTKLEPKTIRINTIDAVYHDFHESAYPPVTIEEWAAADDNNLCYASSGFVLYDPSNALSERISAFQKAYYPVDIWKWKIASDLWGLWHNGDYNSCYRLAKRGDGIGLLIGQGAFVEGTLRLLCLLNKRFPVYWKWLHWQAQSLLKWMDRIEPSLKKLESANNHETRSEIIHTICQSIREILYKMDLLPDTEWRNYMGSEEIALQIESTQVKALIREKEPHLYVW from the coding sequence ATGAAAGAACAAGACTCTTCGCAATTCAATCCTAAAAACTATGCGTTACCGCTGAAGGGACACGTATACTGTAAAGTTTTATTTAATGAAGTCTTTCTACCCGTTTTAAAAAAACGCTTTCCAGATGTCCTTCCCCGCCTTAGTGCTGGAATCATCGGATTAGGATCCGATGTTCTTGGTGCCGATGACGAGCTGTCACGCGATCACGACTGGGGACCCAGTAAGTGCCAACTCCTGCTGCCGGAAGAGGATATCGCCGAGTATGGCTCTTCTATTTCTCAAGCTCTGGAGGCGGCTATCCCAGATGCGTTCTTAGGAATTGACACGACCAAATTGGAACCGAAGACCATACGGATAAACACCATCGACGCAGTCTATCATGATTTTCACGAATCTGCCTATCCACCTGTGACGATCGAGGAATGGGCTGCCGCCGATGATAACAACCTCTGCTATGCGTCGTCAGGTTTTGTTCTCTACGACCCGTCCAATGCCCTTAGCGAACGCATATCCGCTTTTCAAAAGGCGTACTACCCGGTAGACATCTGGAAGTGGAAGATCGCGAGTGATCTCTGGGGACTTTGGCACAATGGCGACTACAACTCGTGCTATCGTTTAGCGAAACGTGGAGATGGTATAGGTTTACTCATCGGCCAGGGTGCTTTTGTGGAAGGCACTCTCAGACTCCTGTGTCTGCTCAATAAACGCTTTCCCGTATACTGGAAATGGCTACACTGGCAGGCACAAAGCCTTCTGAAATGGATGGACAGGATAGAACCCTCTCTCAAGAAACTCGAATCGGCAAACAATCATGAAACGCGCAGCGAGATCATCCACACGATATGTCAATCAATTCGGGAAATCCTTTACAAGATGGATTTACTTCCCGATACAGAATGGCGCAATTACATGGGGAGCGAAGAGATTGCTCTGCAAATCGAATCGACGCAGGTGAAGGCGTTGATTCGGGAAAAAGAACCCCATTTGTATGTGTGGTAA
- a CDS encoding HAD family hydrolase, with product MKAVFFDLFETLITEKTRKDFQARAPFHERLGTTEDKSSLWWEENGDAAMMGKFPDCLAHFTDLCIATESPLTKNEIITAAQEHEVWKSKVLRRVEPEIFEMLRAVRARGLKVGLISNALPEEVLAWRFCPLQDHVDPVVFSCSVGVMKPDRKIFELACSRMCVQPSEAYFVGDGGYDELQGAASVGMKTIQAAWYQDRDVKLSGTSPLVRANSIKDLPELLC from the coding sequence TTGAAAGCAGTCTTCTTTGATTTATTTGAAACGCTTATCACCGAAAAAACGAGAAAAGATTTCCAAGCACGGGCTCCGTTTCATGAGCGACTGGGCACGACCGAAGATAAATCTTCGCTTTGGTGGGAGGAGAACGGTGATGCCGCGATGATGGGAAAATTCCCTGATTGTCTGGCGCACTTCACCGATCTTTGCATAGCCACCGAGTCGCCACTCACGAAAAATGAGATTATAACGGCTGCCCAAGAGCATGAGGTATGGAAATCAAAAGTCTTGCGTCGTGTTGAGCCTGAGATATTTGAAATGTTGCGCGCAGTCCGGGCGCGTGGACTGAAAGTGGGACTTATCAGCAATGCCTTACCAGAAGAGGTCCTCGCCTGGCGATTTTGCCCACTCCAAGATCATGTAGATCCTGTCGTATTTTCCTGCAGTGTCGGCGTAATGAAACCCGATAGGAAGATATTCGAGCTGGCTTGCTCACGGATGTGTGTTCAACCTTCTGAAGCCTATTTTGTTGGCGATGGCGGTTACGATGAACTACAGGGTGCGGCATCTGTCGGTATGAAGACGATTCAGGCAGCGTGGTACCAGGATCGAGATGTGAAATTGTCCGGCACATCTCCTTTAGTACGGGCAAACTCGATAAAAGACCTTCCCGAACTACTGTGTTAA
- a CDS encoding GNAT family N-acetyltransferase — protein MKVQIATRADIPGWLELASQVEFLFGPMVDQPDFHRALRKNIDRKSAYCVREQDRSAGAPLIGGLFLSFREHHINWLSVDQQWRRRGVGTVLLEHVFGLIKPPAELFVTTFGEDNPEGQPARQFYKKMGFEPFAEAPSGPEGGSREILQKSFPTQQT, from the coding sequence ATGAAGGTACAGATCGCCACACGCGCCGATATTCCGGGTTGGCTTGAATTAGCATCGCAGGTTGAGTTTCTCTTCGGACCGATGGTTGACCAGCCTGATTTTCATCGCGCACTCCGCAAAAACATAGATCGGAAGAGTGCCTACTGTGTTCGAGAACAAGATCGGTCAGCCGGAGCCCCGTTGATAGGAGGTTTGTTTCTGTCCTTCAGAGAACACCATATCAACTGGTTATCTGTGGACCAGCAATGGCGTCGCAGGGGTGTCGGTACGGTTCTCTTAGAGCATGTATTTGGTTTGATCAAACCACCTGCTGAGTTATTTGTCACGACCTTCGGAGAGGATAATCCGGAAGGTCAGCCAGCACGTCAATTCTATAAGAAGATGGGCTTTGAACCCTTTGCAGAGGCACCTTCAGGACCGGAAGGAGGATCCAGAGAGATCCTTCAAAAATCCTTTCCAACACAACAGACATAG